TTTCACGAACGAAAAAAATGCCCCCAATTTGCATTTTTGCAAAGGAGGCATTTGGTTTTAATATCTTTTTTCGATTATAGAAATACGGTTCATTGCACGTTTGAGAGCAAGCTCTGCGCGTTTAAAATCTATATGTTCACTACTCTGCGCATGCAATCTTTGCTCTGCACGCTCCTTAGCTCGTAAAGCACGATCATAATCGATATCTTCCGCAGTTTCCGCAGATTGAGCAAGCACCGTTACTTTATCTGGCCGAACCTCTAAGATTCCGCCATTGACTGCCAAATACTCAGAAGTCTTTCCATTTTTCAAGTGTATGACACCTATTTTAAGGGGAGCAACCATTGGAACATGGCCTGCCATTATTCCAAGTTCTCCGCTTTCTGCTTTTGCGATAACCGTCTCAACGTCTGAATCATGCACCGGGCCATCAGGAGTTACTACATGGACTTTAATCGTCTTCATTTCTACCCCTCCTGACTAGAATTATACTTCAACACCCATTTTTTTAGCATTTTCGATTGCTTCTTCGATTCTTCCGACTAGGCGGAATGCATCTTCTGGAAGGTGATCGTATTTACCATCAAGGATATCCTTGAAGCCTTTAACAGTTTCTTTAACAGGAACATAAGAACCCTTCTGTCCTGTGAACTGTTCTGCTACGTGGAAGTTTTGTGACAGGAAGAATTGAATTCTTCTTGCGCGATGTACGACCATTTTATCTTCATCATTCAACTCATCCATACCAAGGATGCTGATGATATCTTGAAGCTCTCTGTAGCGCTGTAAAGTTGATTGTACTTGACGAGCAACATTGTAGTGCTCTTCTCCTACGATTTCAGGCGACAAAGCGCGTGATGTAGATGCCAATGGATCCACCGCTGGGTAAATACCCATCTCTGTCAATTTACGCTCAAGGTTTGTTGTTGCATCCAAGTGAGCAAATGTTGTTGCAGGCGCTGGGTCTGTGTAGTCATCTGCTGGTACATAAATCGCTTGGATAGATGTTACTGATCCTACGTTTGTAGAAGTGATACGCTCTTGTAATTTACCCATTTCTGTTGCTAGAGTCGGCTGGTAACCTACTGCTGAAGGCATACGTCCAAGCAAGGCAGAAACTTCAGAACCTGCTTGTGTGAAACGGAAGATGTTATCGATGAAGAACAGAACGTCTTGTCCTTGCTCATCACGGAAATATTCAGCCATTGTCAAACCAGTCAAGGCAACACGCATACGAGCACCTGGCGGCTCGTTCATTTGTCCGAATACCATTGCTGTTTTCTTAATAACGCCGGAATCTGTCATTTCGTGGTATAGGTCATTTCCTTCACGCGTACGCTCTCCAACACCGGCAAATACAGAAATACCGCCGTGCTCTTGAGCGATGTTGTTGATAAGTTCTTGGATAAGAACCGTTTTACCAACACCTGCTCCTCCGAATAGACCGATCTTTCCACCTTTAATATAAGGTGCAAGCAAGTCTACTACTTTAATACCTGTTTCTAGTATTTCAACTTGTGTAGAAAGCTGCTCGAACTTCGGAGCTTCTCTATGAATAGAGTCTCTTCTAGCATCAGCTGAAATTTCTGGATCAAGGTCGATTGTTTCTCCCAATACGTTAAATACACGTCCTAAAGTAACATCACCAACTGGTACAGAAATAGACTTACCTGTATCTGTTACTTGAGTTCCTCTAGTGATTCCATCAGTAGAAGACATCGCGATTGTACGGACCGTATTGTCACCTAAATGCAGGGCAACTTCAAGGGTTACTTCAGCGTTGTCAGAAGCATTTTCTCCTGAAATACGAACCACTTTCAAAGCATTATTTATATCAGGCAAATGGCCACCATCGAACTTAACGTCGACTACAGGACCCATTACCTGAAGAACTTGTCCTAAGCTCATGTTTTTCCCTCCAATACTTCTTTTCATAGAATTGCAAAGTCGCAATTCTATTGCTTAAATCCTATTCCAGCGCAGCTGCACCGCCGACGATTTCCGTAATCTCTTGCGTAATAGCAGCCTGGCGAGCTCGGTTATAAACTAGACTCAAATCATTGATAATTTCTTTCGCATTATCAGTAGAGTTCTTCATTGCTGTCATCCTAGCAGAGTGTTCACTCGCTTTACTGTCAAGCAATGCACCGTAAATTAGGCTTTCTGCATATTGCGGCAGCAATACATCCAAAATCTCTTCTGCAGAAGGCTCAAATTCATAGGAAGTAAGTGCAGCAGAGTTATTCCCGATATCTGTAAGAGGGAGAATTTTCTTCTCCATTACATCCTGCTGGATTGCACTCACATAATGGCTGTAAATGATGTGTACTTCATCAAATGTTCCATCACTAAACATGCCGACAGACTTGTTCGTAATATCCTTAATGTCCAAGAAGTCCGGCTGGTCCGCAATTCCGACAATGTCCAAAATGACATTTGTCCCTTGCTTCACAAGGAAATCTCTGCCGACTTTACCGATTGCAATAACTGCATACTCATCTTTTGATTGATGCTTAGCTTGTACAATCTGGTTCAGCTTTCTTAAAACATTACTGTTATATGCACCCGCAAGTCCGCGGTCTGATGTGATAATAATATAACCTGTCTTTTTAACCGGACGGGCAACCAGCATTGGGTGGGAGCTGCCTTTGCTCCCTGCCGCTACTGACTGTGTCACTTCTTCTATCTTTTCCATATATGGAACAAAAGACTTTGCATTTGCTTCTGCTTTATTCATCTTAGCAGCAGATACCATTTGCATCGCTTTTGTGATTTGGCTTGTCTTTTTCGTTGAATTAATACGTGACTTTATATCGCGTAATGATGCCAAACGTTTTCACCACCATTCATCAGATTTTCCTTTTATTACTCAGTTGCAGCGAACGTCTTTTTGAAGTCGTTAATCGCAGCTGCCATATCGTCGTCAGAAGGAAGCTCTTTCGTTGACACAATGTGATCCAGCAATTCTTTACGGTTATGATCCATCCAGTTCAATAACTCATCTTCAAATCTTCTGATATCATGTACTGGAATATCATCAAGGAATCCGCGCGTCAATGCATAAAGGATCGCTACTTGCTTTTCTACTTTTAATGGTTTGTTCAAGTCTTGCTTCAGTACCTCAACTGTACGGGCACCGCGGTTCAACTTATCTTGTGTTGCTTTATCAAGGTCTGATCCAAACTGTGCGAATGACTCAAGCTCACGGAATGACGCTAAGTCAAGACGAAGCGTACCTGCAACTTTTTTCATCGCTTTAATTTGTGCAGAACCACCTACACGGGAAACAGACAACCCTGCGTTGATTGCAGGACGTACTCCTGAGAAGAACAAGTCAGACTGCAAGAATATTTGACCATCTGTAATAGAGATTACGTTTGTTGGAATATATGCAGATACGTCTCCTGCTTGTGTCTCAATGAACGGCAATGCAGTAATAGAACCGCCGCCTTTAGCGTCGCTCAGCTTCGCTGCACGCTCAAGTAAACGAGAATGCAAGTAGAATACATCCCCTGGATATGCTTCACGGCCTGGAGGACGACGAAGCAGCAAGGATAATTCACGGTATGCTGATGCTTGTTTAGAAAGATCATCATATACGATTAAAACGTGCTTGCCGTTATACATGAATTCCTCACCCATAGCTACACCTGCATATGGAGCTAGGTAAAGCAATGGAGCCGGCTGGGAAGCAGATGCAGTCACGACGATGGAATAATCCAATGCACCGTGTTTGCGAAGTGTTTCAACCGCATTACGAACAGTAGATTCCTTTTGTCCGATTGCTACATAGATACAGATCATATCTTGGTCTTTTTGGTTAAGAATTGTATCGATTGCTACAGATGTTTTACCTGTTTGGCGGTCACCGATGATAAGCTCACGCTGTCCGCGGCCGATTGGCACAAGTGCATCAATTGCCTTGATACCTGTTTGAAGCGGCTCGCTAACTGATTTACGGTCCATAACACCAGGTGCCAAGAACTCAATCGGTCTAGTTTTGCTTGAGTTAATCGGACCCATTCCATCCACAGGCTGACCTAATGAGTTAACAACACGTCCAATCAATTCTTCGCCTACAGGTACTTCCATGATTCTGCCTGTACGACGCACTTCGTCACCTTCGCGAATGTCTGTGTAAGGACCAAGGATGATGATCCCGACATTGCTTTCTTCTAAGTTTTGGGCAAGACCCATAACTCCGTTAGAGAACTCAACAAGTTCCCCTGCCATACAGTTGTCCAATCCATGAACGCGAGCGATTCCATCACCAATACTGATAACCGTACCTACTTCACTCACTTGAACTTCTGATTGGTAATTTTCAATTTGCCTTTTTATAAGAGCACTGATTTCTTCCGCTTTGATGCTCATGCGTTTCACCCCTATCTTGAAATCTTATCCTAATAATGTACGTTGCAGACGTGCAAGCTTGCCTTGTAAGCTGCCGTCGAATATTTTGTTACCTATGCGAACTTTAATTCCGCCCAAAAGGTTGGAATCAACAATATTTTCAATATTTAGCGACAGTTTCCCTACTTTGGCAGCAAATGCCGCAGAGATAGCCGATTTTTCACTATCTGTAAGTTGTCTTACAGAGTAGACTTTCGCTTCTGCAATTCCTTTTGCATCATTAACAAATTCCAAAAAGTAATTACAGATGCTGACGATATAATCTTCGCGATGTCTGTCCATTAAAAGCATCAACATGTTTTGCACATGAACACTTGCTGAACTGAACGCATTTTTTACTATCTCTTTCTTTTGCTCCAATGAGATATTAGGAGACTTGAAAACTTGCTGCAAATCCGGTGAGTTGGCCACAACTGCTTTTACAACACGCATTTCCTCTTCCAACTGTTCCACATTGCCATTTTCTTTCGCGATTTGGAAAAGGGCTAAAGCATAGCGCTTTGATACTCCTGTATCCATCATCGTTTTTCGCCTACCTCTTGTATGTAATCATTAATCAGTTTCTCCTGATCCTGTTCACTCAGCTCTTTTTCGATTACTTTAGAAGCGATTAATACAGATAGGGAACTAACTTGCTCGCGAATTGCAACAACTGCCTTTTCCTTCTGTTGTTCAATTTCAAGCAATGCTGAATTCTTTAGTCTTTCCGCATCTTTTCTTGCATCAGCAATGATTGTTTCTCTTTGCAGCTCACCTTGAGCCTTTGCATTGTCGATCAATTCTTTTGCCTCAGTGCGCGCCTCTTTCAGCAATGCCCGCTGTTCTTCTAGAAGCTTAGAAGACTCGATGCGGTTTTTCTCCGCACTGTTTATTTCATTTGCTACAAATTCTTCCCTTTGCTTCATGATTCCCATAATCGGTCCCCATGCGAATTTCTTCAATAGCGCAAGAAGAATTAAAAAGATTACTAATTGAAATATGGCTGTTCCACCATTTATACCGTGAGAAGCTGCTCCAGCAGCTCCTAATACGAAGCTATTTAATAACACAACGGTTCACTCCCTTCCAACTGCTTACCTTCAAACTGACTTTTTTTGCATAAAGTAAAGGCGAAGTTTTCAAAAAAGTCTTCGCCATTTTTTAGCTATTTATTAACGGTTAAGTACCATGAATGCAATTACAACTCCGATAATCGGCAATGCCTCAACTAATGCTACCCCGATGAACATTGTTGTTTGTAGGAAACCGCGTGCTTCTGGTTGGCGTGCAATCCCTTCAACTGTACGTCCTACGATCAAACCGTTACCAATACTTGCTCCTAATGCTGATAAACCAATTGCGATTGCTGCTGCTAAAAGATTCATTATTAATTTCCTCCTAAATATATCAATATGATTTTTTATAGTTTCACCTTAAAAAAATAAGGGAATAGATTAATGCTCGTCACTTACTTTATGAGACATGTAAACAAAAGTTAACATTGTAAAGATATAGGCTTGTATAAACCCTATGAAGATAGAAAAACCTTGCCATGCCATTGTTAAAGGAATTGCAGCAATAAAGCCTGCCCATCCTGTCCACGCTAATGAACCTACTAATAGGGACAATAGCAGTTCCCCGGCATAAATATTTCCGTACAGACGCAAACCAAGCGTCAAAGTATTGGAAAACTCTTCGATTATCTTTAAAGGAAGCAAGAACTTCATCGGCTGAACATAGCCTTTGAAATACCCTTTAACTCCTTTTTGCTTAACACCATAATAATGTGTCAATGCAATGATCATAGAAGCTAATGTCAATGTGATAATCGGATCGGCTGTTGGTGATTTCCACCAAAGAACACCGTCAACCACTATAGAAAACGGCAAACCAAGCAGGTTGGAAATTAACACGTAAAAGATGATTGTCATCCCTAACATGTGGAACTTCCCTCCATCTTTCCAATCCATGTTGCTTTTGATGATGTTTTTCACGAAGTCCATTACCCATTCGATCATGTTCTGCATCCCTGTAGGCTTGAGGGCCAGTCGGCGCGTTGCAGCAACAGCGATAATAAATACGATCAAACTTGTTATGGCTATCATCAAGACACTGGATAAATCTACTCTCAAGTATTCCGAACCGAAAAGGTAAAACACTTTCTCTTTGTGATCCAAGCAATTCTCACCTCTCTTTTCTAATACTATTTTTAAAAATAGTACTAAATAAGTAATCTATCATAATGACTATGTAAGCCGTCATTAATCCAATAACAACGCTGATAAGGTGTATCTGCTCAGGAAATTCCATGGCTAATGCAACCCCAAGGACCGCAGCCGCCATTCTTTGCAGCATTCCTAATGATTGCGTTTTTTTTCCTTCATCTATGTTTCTGCTGAATCTTGCCATCCTTCTCACTAAAAGCCAAATATTATAAAGGCTTAAGGCTGTCCCAATTAACAGACCCATAAAAACAGGCTTATAAGGGGTTGCAACCCACCCGATAAGGTAAAGTGAAAGCAGTATAGATATGTACTTAAGTTGTTTTGTAAGCATCTGCTTTATTTCAAACATAATTTAGCCAAATCTCCTGACAACAGACTTTCTTTCAGACAGCTTTAACAGGGAACAAAAACAGCCTTTTTTGCGTCACAAAAAAAGCAATATTTTTTGAAAAGGCCCTGAAAACCCTATCATCTACTTTGTAAGCATACAATAAGGTTATGTCAAATGTCAATTAGTATTAACAACATAAAAAGATTAAAATCTCACCTTTAAATATTATCGTTTAACCCCTAAATTATCATATATGAAGCGTTTTATTTTTTCTCTCCTTTCCCGGTAAAAATTTTCTTTTTTATTCTATCATGAATCGAAAAATTTTATATCGAAAAAGGAGATTATTCACATATCTTTCAATTAATTTCCTATTACTTTTATATTAGGGAGATGTTTACAATTGCCAAACTATTTTCGCTTAACGTTTTTCACTATAATTAACTTTGTTACCTACAACCGTTAATTGTCCGCTGACAGCATCTTCTTTGCCTGCTTTTTTGGCAAACGCAATAATTTCATATATACCACTGTCTGGCAGAGAATCTTTCTTAATATTCCCCTTTAACTGACCTCGTTTTACCTCTTTTTTCCAATCAAGAAATTTCACAAACTTTAAGGACTCCTTATCGAATGCAGCTATGCCAAACTCTTCGGCACCTGTCGGTAAATAGGCTTCATAACTGAAGCTCCCATTATTCTCCTCTACCATATTAAAGCCCATTAAACGAGGATATTCCGGTTCTTCAAGTACATACAAATATGGTATCGTTATGGAATTCCTACCTGCATTTACTTCAAGCGCTCCATTCTGCAGCTTGTTTTTAAATAATTTATTGTCTATCATCATTCGGATCGGCACTTTTTTGGTACTGCCGGGAGCTAATGTAAAGGACAACGGCAACTGCCATGTCATGCCTCTTTGCTTAGCAGGCTGTTTAAATGTTACCCATTGAGGTTCACTTCCTTTGTTGACTATTGTTAAATAGGAAGTATGTTCATGTAGATGGTCTGCAAGCTTAAATTTCCCGAATCTCATGCTGCCCGGCAAAACAAGCACCTCTGCTCGTACAGCTTTATCCACTTGGATTCTGCCAGCACCTTGCTCATACACCTTGTAAAGTTCCCCGTTTCTGTTGCGAAGCGGCAGTGCTGTATTCATTAAAGCTGCCTTCACATCTTCCGGACTCCAATCAGGATGAGCTTCTAGCAGAAGAGCAGCAGCACCGGCTACATGAGGAGCTGCCATGCTCGTGCCTTGAAGCGCCAGATAGCCTCCAGGCACTGTGCTGTTAATCACTACCCCAGGAGCAACAACATCTGGCTTTATATCCCATGTGCTTGTGACAGGTCCTCTTGAGCTGAACTCTGCCAGAATATCTTTTTCCCAATAACTGTTGATTTTTGCATATAACTTATTTTTGCCAAGCTTCTCAAGGAGAATACTGCCTTCCTGTTTCGTTACGCCTGCAACTGGAATTGGTATATCTTTTTCCAAGCTTCCAAGCAGAGGACCATCCATATCATTCATAATAAGAACAGCCTTCGCTCCTGCCTTATACGCATTTTCAGCTTTTTCCCCAAACGTTAGCTCCCCCCGCTTCAGGAGCACTACCTTTCCTTTTACGTTATTTAACTCCTTCTTGCGGCCAAGCCCCCCTTGTGCTATTTCTAAACTATTTGTAAAGCTCCATTGCTTACTTTTATCCATCTTATTTAAGATAATCCTTGCTCCGTCTACCTCTATATAAGGAATTTTCATATTAGGTGTTGTTGCTCCAACTGATATAGCCTTAGCAGCTGTGCCCGGAGAACCTACTGTCCAATCGGATGGCCCTGCATTCCCTGCTGCTGCAACAGCCACAATCCCTTTCTCAACTGCCTTATTTAAGGCAATACTTATCGGCAAATCCGGCCCGTTCACTTCACTGCCAAGTGAGAGGTTAAGCACATCGACCTTATCCTTTACCGCTTTTTCAATCGCACTTAATATTTGCTCTGTTGTTCCTGCTCCTCCAGGACCAAGCGCACGGTACGCATAAATTTCTGCATTTGGAGCAACTCCTTGATGCTTGCCCTTTGCGGCAATAATTCCAGCGACATGTGTACCATGCAAAGTATTTCTTAACCCGTTTCCGACTGTTTCCATCGGGTCCTTATCACGATCAACAAAATCCCAGCCTCTTTTAAAGCTTTTCTTTAAGTCAGGATGATTATAATCAATGCCTGTATCAATCACTCCTACCTTTATTCCCTTTCCAGTCAAGGCAGAGCTCTCCTTTAATGCCCCTCTTATCCAATCAGCACCAATTATCTCAGCAGGCCGTTCACTTTCTGCAGTATATGTTTTAACTTGTGATACAAGCTCCACATCATGATTGTCAGCAAGCTTATGCAAATCATCTACCGTAGCGCGCACGGAAAATCCTGAAAAAATTTCACAAAATACGGTTCTCTTTTCGCCACTTTTCAGTTTCGTCATTAGCTCGTTCACTTTCGCCTGAGAACATCCGCCTTTTAGCTTTATAATGGCTACCTTTTTTTCCTGTTTGCTTTCTATTGGTAGATCAGGGAGCTCGAGCGCAGCTGCAATAATATGATTAGAACAAGGGAGGATTATAAGCGATAGCAGCAGGATTAGTTTCTTCATATGTATTCTCCTTAGCAAAGGGGCTGTAGTTGGTTTTATAATTTGCAGAAGTGATTAAAATATGTGTGGGCATTTTTGGTTACATGTTCTCGAAGCACAAAAAAAAGACTGACCTATACAGGCCAGTCTTTTAGCTATTTATTTAGTTCCGAACAATCGGTCACCAGCGTCTCCAAGACCTGGAACAATGTAACCTTTTTCGTTTAGCTTCTCATCAAGTGCAGCGATATAAATATCTACATCTGGGTGAGCTTCTTTCAGAAGTTCTACACCTTCAGGTGCTGCAATTAAGCACATGAACTTGATGTTCTTTCCGCCTCTTGTTTTCAAGGAGTTGATTGCTTCAATCGCTGAACCGCCTGTTGCAAGCATTGGATCTACTACAATGAAATCTCTTTCTTCTACATCAGACGGAAGCTTCACATAATATTCTACAGGCTTAAGTGTCTTTGGATCACGGTAAAGCCCAATATGTCCAACTTTTGCAGCTGGAATAAGCTTCAGGATACCGTCAACCATTCCGATACCTGCGCGCAGGATTGGAATAATCCCTATCTT
This DNA window, taken from Niallia sp. Man26, encodes the following:
- the upp gene encoding uracil phosphoribosyltransferase — its product is MAKVYVFDHPLIQHKLTYIREKQTGTKEFRELVDEVATLMAFEITRDMPLEEIEIDTPVSRTKSNVLSGKKIGIIPILRAGIGMVDGILKLIPAAKVGHIGLYRDPKTLKPVEYYVKLPSDVEERDFIVVDPMLATGGSAIEAINSLKTRGGKNIKFMCLIAAPEGVELLKEAHPDVDIYIAALDEKLNEKGYIVPGLGDAGDRLFGTK
- the atpG gene encoding ATP synthase F1 subunit gamma translates to MASLRDIKSRINSTKKTSQITKAMQMVSAAKMNKAEANAKSFVPYMEKIEEVTQSVAAGSKGSSHPMLVARPVKKTGYIIITSDRGLAGAYNSNVLRKLNQIVQAKHQSKDEYAVIAIGKVGRDFLVKQGTNVILDIVGIADQPDFLDIKDITNKSVGMFSDGTFDEVHIIYSHYVSAIQQDVMEKKILPLTDIGNNSAALTSYEFEPSAEEILDVLLPQYAESLIYGALLDSKASEHSARMTAMKNSTDNAKEIINDLSLVYNRARQAAITQEITEIVGGAAALE
- the atpD gene encoding F0F1 ATP synthase subunit beta, whose translation is MSLGQVLQVMGPVVDVKFDGGHLPDINNALKVVRISGENASDNAEVTLEVALHLGDNTVRTIAMSSTDGITRGTQVTDTGKSISVPVGDVTLGRVFNVLGETIDLDPEISADARRDSIHREAPKFEQLSTQVEILETGIKVVDLLAPYIKGGKIGLFGGAGVGKTVLIQELINNIAQEHGGISVFAGVGERTREGNDLYHEMTDSGVIKKTAMVFGQMNEPPGARMRVALTGLTMAEYFRDEQGQDVLFFIDNIFRFTQAGSEVSALLGRMPSAVGYQPTLATEMGKLQERITSTNVGSVTSIQAIYVPADDYTDPAPATTFAHLDATTNLERKLTEMGIYPAVDPLASTSRALSPEIVGEEHYNVARQVQSTLQRYRELQDIISILGMDELNDEDKMVVHRARRIQFFLSQNFHVAEQFTGQKGSYVPVKETVKGFKDILDGKYDHLPEDAFRLVGRIEEAIENAKKMGVEV
- the atpA gene encoding F0F1 ATP synthase subunit alpha — its product is MSIKAEEISALIKRQIENYQSEVQVSEVGTVISIGDGIARVHGLDNCMAGELVEFSNGVMGLAQNLEESNVGIIILGPYTDIREGDEVRRTGRIMEVPVGEELIGRVVNSLGQPVDGMGPINSSKTRPIEFLAPGVMDRKSVSEPLQTGIKAIDALVPIGRGQRELIIGDRQTGKTSVAIDTILNQKDQDMICIYVAIGQKESTVRNAVETLRKHGALDYSIVVTASASQPAPLLYLAPYAGVAMGEEFMYNGKHVLIVYDDLSKQASAYRELSLLLRRPPGREAYPGDVFYLHSRLLERAAKLSDAKGGGSITALPFIETQAGDVSAYIPTNVISITDGQIFLQSDLFFSGVRPAINAGLSVSRVGGSAQIKAMKKVAGTLRLDLASFRELESFAQFGSDLDKATQDKLNRGARTVEVLKQDLNKPLKVEKQVAILYALTRGFLDDIPVHDIRRFEDELLNWMDHNRKELLDHIVSTKELPSDDDMAAAINDFKKTFAATE
- the atpE gene encoding F0F1 ATP synthase subunit C, whose protein sequence is MNLLAAAIAIGLSALGASIGNGLIVGRTVEGIARQPEARGFLQTTMFIGVALVEALPIIGVVIAFMVLNR
- a CDS encoding F0F1 ATP synthase subunit epsilon encodes the protein MKTIKVHVVTPDGPVHDSDVETVIAKAESGELGIMAGHVPMVAPLKIGVIHLKNGKTSEYLAVNGGILEVRPDKVTVLAQSAETAEDIDYDRALRAKERAEQRLHAQSSEHIDFKRAELALKRAMNRISIIEKRY
- a CDS encoding ATP synthase subunit I → MFEIKQMLTKQLKYISILLSLYLIGWVATPYKPVFMGLLIGTALSLYNIWLLVRRMARFSRNIDEGKKTQSLGMLQRMAAAVLGVALAMEFPEQIHLISVVIGLMTAYIVIMIDYLFSTIFKNSIRKER
- a CDS encoding S8 family serine peptidase, with product MKKLILLLSLIILPCSNHIIAAALELPDLPIESKQEKKVAIIKLKGGCSQAKVNELMTKLKSGEKRTVFCEIFSGFSVRATVDDLHKLADNHDVELVSQVKTYTAESERPAEIIGADWIRGALKESSALTGKGIKVGVIDTGIDYNHPDLKKSFKRGWDFVDRDKDPMETVGNGLRNTLHGTHVAGIIAAKGKHQGVAPNAEIYAYRALGPGGAGTTEQILSAIEKAVKDKVDVLNLSLGSEVNGPDLPISIALNKAVEKGIVAVAAAGNAGPSDWTVGSPGTAAKAISVGATTPNMKIPYIEVDGARIILNKMDKSKQWSFTNSLEIAQGGLGRKKELNNVKGKVVLLKRGELTFGEKAENAYKAGAKAVLIMNDMDGPLLGSLEKDIPIPVAGVTKQEGSILLEKLGKNKLYAKINSYWEKDILAEFSSRGPVTSTWDIKPDVVAPGVVINSTVPGGYLALQGTSMAAPHVAGAAALLLEAHPDWSPEDVKAALMNTALPLRNRNGELYKVYEQGAGRIQVDKAVRAEVLVLPGSMRFGKFKLADHLHEHTSYLTIVNKGSEPQWVTFKQPAKQRGMTWQLPLSFTLAPGSTKKVPIRMMIDNKLFKNKLQNGALEVNAGRNSITIPYLYVLEEPEYPRLMGFNMVEENNGSFSYEAYLPTGAEEFGIAAFDKESLKFVKFLDWKKEVKRGQLKGNIKKDSLPDSGIYEIIAFAKKAGKEDAVSGQLTVVGNKVNYSEKR
- a CDS encoding F0F1 ATP synthase subunit B, with amino-acid sequence MLLNSFVLGAAGAASHGINGGTAIFQLVIFLILLALLKKFAWGPIMGIMKQREEFVANEINSAEKNRIESSKLLEEQRALLKEARTEAKELIDNAKAQGELQRETIIADARKDAERLKNSALLEIEQQKEKAVVAIREQVSSLSVLIASKVIEKELSEQDQEKLINDYIQEVGEKR
- a CDS encoding F0F1 ATP synthase subunit delta, which codes for MMDTGVSKRYALALFQIAKENGNVEQLEEEMRVVKAVVANSPDLQQVFKSPNISLEQKKEIVKNAFSSASVHVQNMLMLLMDRHREDYIVSICNYFLEFVNDAKGIAEAKVYSVRQLTDSEKSAISAAFAAKVGKLSLNIENIVDSNLLGGIKVRIGNKIFDGSLQGKLARLQRTLLG
- the atpB gene encoding F0F1 ATP synthase subunit A — its product is MDHKEKVFYLFGSEYLRVDLSSVLMIAITSLIVFIIAVAATRRLALKPTGMQNMIEWVMDFVKNIIKSNMDWKDGGKFHMLGMTIIFYVLISNLLGLPFSIVVDGVLWWKSPTADPIITLTLASMIIALTHYYGVKQKGVKGYFKGYVQPMKFLLPLKIIEEFSNTLTLGLRLYGNIYAGELLLSLLVGSLAWTGWAGFIAAIPLTMAWQGFSIFIGFIQAYIFTMLTFVYMSHKVSDEH